In Leucoraja erinacea ecotype New England unplaced genomic scaffold, Leri_hhj_1 Leri_189S, whole genome shotgun sequence, a genomic segment contains:
- the ttc5 gene encoding tetratricopeptide repeat protein 5 produces MAERGRAAERRGGGEGERSAEERRGEQVEQLYTFRDTFFQTEGPGPGGAEERQRQLQERLHQVLEAISSLEGRSGHKASVLLLRGKALNVLPEGSSEAESALSRAVKLRPELLEAWNQLGEVYWKRGELEAARTCFTGALTHCKNKQSLRNLSMVLRQVQGTAQERAANIMRSVEQARTAVEMDVTDGNSWYVLGNAYLSLFFVSGQSDRVSQQALGAYTQAEKVDASSVNKPRPAPQNRSTLHRYEERYQAALAGLARAAALDPASTEPALREQQLLTYLSRVSTLVQQRGQLKKKRLTALMSSLRGRELHNHQDRLYNAPSGPPTRLALHPLSSLTPGNNPGTAVLGKVVFSLTTEEKVPFTVGLLDGEGTCVAVTVYNMAESWGVLIGDTIAIPRPIYTHHSVEHKDKTFAFGGIRVDSPLLLLVNGRNQSPASQAAPVLAHRPCAE; encoded by the exons gagcAGGTGGAGCAGCTCTACACGTTCCGTGACACCTTCTTCCAGACGGAGGGGCCGGGGCCGGGAGGGGCCGAGGAGAGGCAGCGgcagctgcaggagaggctgcacCAGGTGCTGGAGGCCATCAGCAGCCTGGAGG GGCGGAGCGGGCACAAAGCCAGCGTGCTGCTGTTGAGGGGCAAGGCGTTGAACGTGCTGCCGGAGGGGAGCAGTGAGGCGGAGTCCGCCCTGTCCCGGGCGGTCAAGCTGCGGCCGGAGCTGCTGGAGGCCTGGAACCAGCTGGGCGAGGTCTACTGGAAACGTGGCGAGCTGGAGGCTGCACGCACCTGCTTCACCGGGGCCCTGACCCAC tgcaagAACAAGCAGTCTCTGCGGAACCTGTCCATGGTGCTGCGGCAGGTGCAGGGAACGGCGCAGGAACGAGCCGCCAACATCATGCGCAGCGTGGAGCAGGCCCGCACCGCCGTGGAGATGGACGTCACCGACGGCAACTCctggt ACGTGCTGGGCAATGCCTACCTGTCGCTGTTCTTCGTGTCGGGGCAAAGTGATCGCGTCAGTCAGCAGGCGCTGGGAGCGTATACACAGGCC GAGAAGGTTGATGCATCATCCGTCAACAAACCCCGACCTGCACCTCAAAACCGATCGACC CTACACCGGTACGAGGAGCGCTACCAGGCGGCACTGGCCGGGCTGGCGAGGGCAGCGGCGCTGGACCCCGCCTCCACCGAGCCGGCACTCCGCGAACAACAACTCCTCACCTACCTGAGCCGAGTGTCCACCCTCGTACAGCAACGG GGGCAGCTGAAGAAGAAGCGGCTGACCGCACTGATGTCCAGCCTCCGTGGCCGCGAGCTCCACAACCATCAGGACCGACTGTACAACGCCCCCAGCGGGCCCCCCACCCGCCTCGCCctgcaccccctctcctccctcacccccggCAACAACCCCGGCACTGCCGTCCTTGGCAAAGTCGTCTTCAGCCTCACCACCGAGGAGAAGGTGCCCTT CACCGTGGGCCTGCTGGACGGGGAGGGCACGTGTGTGGCCGTGACAGTGTACAACATGGCGGAGAGCTGGGGGGTGCTGATCGGAGACACCATCGCCATCCCGAGGCCAATCTACACCCACCACAGCGTGGAGCACAAGGACAAG ACCTTTGCCTTCGGTGGTATCCGTGTGGACAGCCCTCTGCTGCTGCTGGTGAACGGGAGGAACCAGAGTCCAGCTAGCCAGGCCGCGCCAGTACTGGCCCACCGACCCTGTGCCGAGTGA
- the LOC129716221 gene encoding LOW QUALITY PROTEIN: E3 ubiquitin-protein ligase CCNB1IP1 (The sequence of the model RefSeq protein was modified relative to this genomic sequence to represent the inferred CDS: deleted 1 base in 1 codon) — MSLGDDALVCNFSRCRARLSGFAWVTACSHVFCDQHGSGEFSRSPALCPACRSALAGKLDIVRTQLCPSEEYKAMVLAGLKPELVLDIAARALAFWTYQIHQERMYQEYSYNKAEGRLRQMEKVYTQQIQGKDLEVSNSRGEVSTLKKLLEEYKTKYGEICEKLLERNRQYQRLQGLYDSLRLRSMALAGEGEGPADGYGLNAGPSGKFPRGRVSPSGGHGWGDFCFRPSFFGSPGPERAGNFFNFSPAEERDQLAAAGHGFTLKPGPGNSFITLKQV, encoded by the exons ATGTCGCTGGGCGACGACGCGCTGGtctgcaacttctcccgctgccGGGCCCGCCTGTCGGGCTTCGCCTGGGTCACCGCCTGCTCCCACGTCTTCTGCGACCAGCACGGCAGCGGCGAGTTCAGCCGCTCCCCCGCCCTGTGCCCCGCCTGCCGCAGCGCCCTGGCCGGCAAACTCGACATTGTCCGCACCCAGCTCTGCCCCAGCGAGGAGTACAAGGCCATGGTGTTGGCCGGACTCAAACCCGAACTCGTGCTCGACATCGCTGCCCGGGCCCTCGCCTTCTGGACGTACCAG ATCCACCAGGAGCGGATGTACCAGGAGTACTCGTACAACAAGGCGGAGGGGCGCCTGCGACAGATGGAGAAGGTGTACACTCAGCAGATTCAGGGCAAGGACCTGGAGGTGAGCAACAGCCGGGGGGAGGTGAGCACGCTgaagaaactgctggaggagtaCAAGACCAAGTACGGGGAGATCTGTGAGAAGCTGCTCGAGAGGAACCGCCAGTACCAGCGGCTGCAGGGGCTGTACGACAGTCTGCGGCTACGCAGCATGGCCCtggctggagagggagaggggcccgCAGACGGCTACGGGCTGAATGCAG GCCCTTCTGGAAAGTTCCCCCGGGGCAGAGTCTCCCCCTCGGGGGGCCACGGCTGG GGAGACTTCTGTTTCCGCCCCTCCTTCTTCGGCTCGCCCGGGCCGGAGCGTGCTGGCAACTTCTTCAACTTCTCCCCCGCAGAGGAGCGCGACCAGCTGGCAGCCGCCGGACACGGCTTCACACTCAAGC CCGGACCTGGAAACAGCTTCATCACCCTCAAGCAGGTGTGA